A window of the Haloarcula litorea genome harbors these coding sequences:
- a CDS encoding heavy-metal-associated domain-containing protein, translated as MTQTITVEGMTCEHCEQTVEEALEEVAGVTSATADRDSESATVEGSAERDELVTAVEDAGYDASA; from the coding sequence ATGACTCAGACAATCACCGTCGAAGGAATGACCTGTGAACATTGCGAGCAGACCGTCGAAGAGGCACTCGAAGAAGTTGCGGGGGTTACTTCCGCAACTGCGGATCGCGACTCAGAATCCGCGACGGTCGAAGGGTCCGCTGAACGGGATGAACTCGTGACTGCGGTCGAAGACGCTGGATACGATGCCTCCGCGTAA
- a CDS encoding AsnC family transcriptional regulator codes for MRNLDETDLEILSLLADDARRPFSDIGEEVGLSGPAVSDRVNRLQEAGIINNFTIDVNRAHLRAGVPVFIQAEIGSASLETARNQVRESDGVEHVFTTSEGDLWFYARVEAQNVRQWVDGLFNEVDVADYTVTLIDEIEWTPSVDGVEFALTCAECNNTVDNEGETTRIDGEIYHFCCPSCLARFEDRYQRLEEGA; via the coding sequence ATGCGCAATCTAGACGAAACCGACTTGGAAATTCTCTCGTTACTCGCCGATGACGCCCGCCGCCCGTTCAGCGACATCGGCGAGGAAGTCGGTCTGTCGGGGCCGGCTGTTTCCGACCGGGTCAATCGATTACAGGAAGCTGGCATCATTAACAACTTCACGATTGACGTCAACCGAGCCCATCTGCGGGCTGGCGTTCCGGTATTTATTCAGGCCGAAATCGGCTCAGCATCGCTGGAGACCGCCCGCAATCAAGTTCGGGAATCCGATGGTGTTGAACATGTCTTCACGACCTCAGAAGGGGATCTTTGGTTCTATGCCCGTGTCGAAGCCCAGAACGTTCGTCAGTGGGTAGATGGGCTCTTCAACGAGGTCGATGTAGCGGATTACACCGTCACGCTCATCGACGAGATCGAATGGACGCCGTCCGTCGATGGCGTCGAATTTGCGCTCACCTGTGCCGAATGTAACAACACCGTCGATAATGAGGGTGAGACGACGCGAATCGACGGCGAGATCTATCACTTCTGTTGTCCATCCTGTCTTGCGCGGTTCGAAGACAGGTATCAGCGACTCGAAGAGGGAGCATAA
- a CDS encoding heavy metal translocating P-type ATPase, which translates to MTSQTIHLDITGMSCANCSATIQDTLESLDGVSEADANFATDEGSVTYDPDEVSLKEIYDAIDEAGYGAVSETVTITISDMTCANCAETNETALEETAGVINAEVNYATDEAQVTYNPAEVSIDVLYDAIEDAGYSPVREEDTDEDSGQDARDAARQAEIRKQLRLTLFGAVLSAPLLFFLVEKFLLGGGLIPESVFGIEFGWVEFLLATPVQAVLGWPFYKNSYKAIVKNGRANMDVLIALGSTTAYVYSVAVLSGLIAGGLYFDTAALILVFITLGNYLEARSKGQAGEALRKLLEMEAETATVVDEEGNEEEIPLEDVEVGDRMKVRPGEQIPTDGVVVDGQSAVDESMVTGESVPVEKSEGDEVVGSTINENGVLVVEATKVGKDTALQQIVQTVKEAQSRQPDIQNLADRISAYFVPAVIANALLWSVVWFLFPEALAGFVDWLPVWGLVADGPVAAGGVSVFEFAIIVFASAVLIACPCALGLATPAATMVGTTIGAQNGVLFKGGDILERAKDVDTVVFDKTGTLTKGEMELTDVVVFDGDGQPMADGGDTAADGGQLTARDRLSEDDVLRLAATAESGSEHPLARAIVKGAQDRGLDVTDPDDFENVPGHGIKATVGDSEVLVGNRKLLRDNGIDPSPAEETMERLEKEGKTAMLVAYEDELVGVVADADTIKESAKDAVSQLQERGVDVMMITGDNERTARAVADQVGIDPNNVRAEVLPEDKSDAVESIQDEGRQAMMVGDGVNDAPALAVAYVGTAIGSGTDVAIEAADVTLMRDDPVDVVKAIRISDATLQKIKQNLVWALGYNTSMIPLASLGLLQPVLAAAAMAFSSVSVLSNSLLFRRYTPDHDYKLLGRLR; encoded by the coding sequence ATGACAAGCCAGACAATCCATCTCGATATCACGGGGATGTCCTGCGCCAACTGTTCGGCGACGATCCAGGACACCCTGGAATCCCTCGACGGGGTATCGGAGGCGGACGCGAACTTCGCCACCGACGAGGGGTCTGTCACCTACGATCCCGACGAGGTATCGCTCAAAGAAATCTACGACGCGATCGACGAGGCTGGCTACGGTGCCGTCTCGGAGACGGTGACGATCACCATCTCCGATATGACATGTGCCAACTGCGCCGAGACGAACGAAACAGCCCTCGAGGAGACAGCAGGCGTCATCAACGCCGAGGTCAACTACGCGACCGACGAGGCACAGGTCACCTACAATCCGGCAGAGGTGTCGATCGATGTGCTGTACGATGCCATAGAGGACGCTGGCTACTCTCCTGTTCGCGAAGAGGATACCGACGAGGACTCGGGCCAGGACGCACGTGATGCTGCCCGGCAGGCCGAGATCCGGAAACAGCTCCGACTCACCCTGTTCGGCGCGGTGCTGTCCGCCCCCTTGCTGTTCTTCCTCGTCGAGAAGTTCCTCCTCGGCGGCGGACTCATCCCCGAGAGCGTCTTTGGTATTGAGTTCGGCTGGGTTGAGTTCCTGCTGGCGACGCCCGTCCAGGCCGTGCTCGGCTGGCCGTTCTACAAGAACTCGTATAAGGCGATCGTGAAGAACGGCCGCGCCAATATGGACGTCCTCATCGCGCTGGGTTCGACCACTGCGTACGTCTACTCCGTTGCCGTCCTCTCCGGGCTAATCGCGGGCGGCCTGTACTTCGACACGGCCGCGCTCATCCTCGTGTTCATCACGCTCGGTAACTATCTCGAGGCCCGCTCGAAGGGCCAGGCCGGCGAGGCGCTCCGCAAGCTGCTGGAGATGGAAGCCGAGACAGCCACCGTCGTCGACGAGGAGGGCAACGAGGAGGAGATTCCTCTCGAAGACGTTGAGGTCGGCGACCGGATGAAAGTCCGCCCTGGCGAGCAGATCCCGACTGACGGCGTGGTCGTCGACGGCCAGTCCGCGGTGGACGAGTCGATGGTCACCGGTGAGTCCGTCCCCGTCGAGAAGAGCGAGGGTGACGAGGTTGTCGGCTCGACGATCAACGAGAACGGGGTCCTCGTCGTCGAGGCGACGAAGGTCGGAAAGGACACGGCGCTCCAGCAGATCGTCCAGACGGTCAAGGAAGCTCAGTCCCGTCAGCCCGACATCCAAAACCTCGCGGATCGCATCTCGGCGTACTTCGTTCCGGCGGTCATCGCGAACGCCCTCCTGTGGAGCGTCGTCTGGTTCCTGTTCCCAGAAGCGCTCGCCGGCTTCGTCGACTGGCTCCCGGTGTGGGGCCTCGTCGCTGACGGACCCGTCGCCGCCGGCGGGGTCTCTGTCTTCGAGTTTGCGATCATCGTCTTCGCGTCGGCGGTGCTCATCGCCTGTCCCTGTGCGCTCGGGCTCGCCACCCCGGCTGCCACGATGGTCGGAACCACGATCGGTGCCCAGAACGGAGTACTGTTCAAGGGCGGCGACATCCTCGAACGCGCGAAGGATGTCGACACGGTCGTCTTCGACAAGACGGGCACGCTCACGAAAGGCGAAATGGAGCTGACCGATGTGGTCGTATTCGACGGTGATGGGCAACCTATGGCAGACGGCGGTGACACCGCTGCCGATGGCGGACAGCTGACTGCCCGCGACCGTCTCAGCGAAGACGACGTATTGCGGCTCGCAGCGACGGCCGAGAGCGGGAGCGAACACCCGCTTGCTCGGGCTATCGTGAAAGGAGCCCAAGACCGTGGGCTTGACGTGACCGATCCCGACGACTTCGAGAACGTGCCCGGACACGGCATCAAAGCGACCGTCGGTGACAGCGAGGTGCTGGTCGGTAATCGGAAGCTCCTGCGTGACAACGGGATCGATCCCTCGCCCGCCGAAGAGACGATGGAGCGTCTCGAGAAGGAAGGGAAAACAGCGATGCTCGTCGCGTACGAGGATGAACTAGTTGGCGTGGTCGCTGATGCCGACACGATCAAAGAGAGCGCGAAGGACGCCGTGAGTCAACTGCAGGAGCGCGGCGTCGACGTGATGATGATCACCGGCGACAACGAGCGGACGGCCCGCGCAGTCGCCGACCAAGTCGGTATCGACCCGAACAACGTCCGCGCGGAAGTCCTCCCCGAGGACAAATCAGATGCCGTGGAGTCCATCCAGGACGAAGGGCGGCAGGCGATGATGGTCGGGGACGGCGTCAACGACGCCCCTGCACTCGCGGTCGCCTACGTTGGGACTGCCATCGGCTCCGGAACGGACGTCGCTATCGAGGCCGCGGACGTCACGCTGATGCGGGACGATCCCGTCGACGTCGTGAAGGCGATCCGCATCTCGGACGCGACGCTCCAGAAGATCAAGCAGAACCTCGTGTGGGCGCTCGGCTACAACACGTCGATGATTCCGCTGGCGTCGCTCGGCCTCCTGCAGCCGGTGCTGGCCGCCGCTGCGATGGCCTTCTCCAGCGTATCGGTGCTATCGAACAGCCTGCTGTTCCGCCGGTACACACCTGATCACGACTACAAGCTCCTCGGCCGCCTCCGCTGA
- a CDS encoding DUF63 family protein: protein MSTVTRRVETVLPETGSREWWALYLLAPIVLIGAGLLAFPTLVYDWFIWQYLWGPVVADAAGHPVTHEGIRAVQGYNAVNTVTYLAAVVYSLPGIRVYLDQLDVTFDARLAYGFAPIIIAGGAMRALEDIGLLGDYAVWFITPSIYFVITGVTVIVLGVGAVARDRHIGSIPSTVGLVGSVWAFGAVGWAVWHGLSTATPLRLWVPVATTGIALGVTGFYYWGANFVTIAPLQHPIVLLAVFGQMWDAAQNLIGVTFFGYSPKLVVTNFVYQATNFSGSTFVLKLLVTLGIVWYLADAKEEMNHTWWWMIAFFIGAIGLPMGVRGSLRMMLGV, encoded by the coding sequence GTGAGTACTGTCACTCGACGCGTCGAGACCGTCCTTCCGGAAACCGGCTCTCGCGAGTGGTGGGCGCTGTATCTGCTCGCCCCGATCGTTCTCATCGGTGCGGGCCTCCTCGCATTCCCCACGCTGGTCTACGACTGGTTCATTTGGCAGTACCTCTGGGGACCAGTCGTCGCCGACGCGGCTGGTCACCCAGTCACACACGAGGGTATTCGCGCTGTCCAGGGTTACAACGCTGTGAATACGGTGACATACCTCGCGGCAGTCGTATACAGTCTCCCTGGAATACGAGTGTATCTCGACCAGTTGGATGTCACGTTCGATGCACGCCTTGCGTACGGGTTCGCTCCAATCATTATCGCCGGCGGCGCCATGCGAGCTCTTGAGGATATCGGCCTGCTCGGCGACTATGCGGTGTGGTTCATCACGCCATCGATATACTTCGTCATCACCGGTGTCACCGTCATTGTGCTCGGCGTCGGCGCAGTCGCGCGTGACCGGCATATCGGTTCTATCCCGTCAACGGTCGGCCTCGTCGGGTCGGTGTGGGCTTTCGGTGCCGTAGGGTGGGCGGTTTGGCATGGTCTCTCGACAGCGACACCGCTCCGCCTGTGGGTCCCTGTGGCAACGACGGGAATTGCTCTCGGAGTGACTGGTTTCTACTACTGGGGAGCGAATTTCGTCACCATCGCACCCCTTCAGCATCCGATAGTCCTGCTTGCCGTCTTCGGACAAATGTGGGACGCTGCGCAGAACCTCATCGGTGTGACGTTCTTCGGCTACTCCCCGAAATTAGTCGTGACTAACTTCGTGTACCAAGCCACAAACTTCTCCGGATCGACGTTCGTCCTCAAACTACTCGTGACTCTCGGCATCGTGTGGTATCTCGCTGATGCGAAAGAGGAGATGAATCATACCTGGTGGTGGATGATAGCGTTCTTCATCGGGGCTATCGGGCTTCCGATGGGTGTCAGAGGGTCACTCCGAATGATGCTTGGTGTCTAA
- a CDS encoding cystathionine gamma-synthase: MSDDQRNEMHDAGRFDTRAIHAGQRPDPDTGAVMTPIYASSTFAQDAPGDHRGYEYSRTDNPTRAALEANLASLESGAYGRAFASGMAAINTVLNLLEAGDHVVVGEDVYGGTHRLFTQVYEDYDLAFDFIDTTDHDAVVEAVSPETELVWLETPTNPLMQVVDIADIAEIAHDRGALCAVDNTFATPYLQRPLELGADIVAHSLTKYLGGHSDVVGGALVTDDEGLDEQLGFYQNSVGATPDPFACFLVLRGTKTLSVRMNRHSENARDLAAWLNDHPAIDRVYYPGLDSHPQHDLAATQMDDFGGMLSFELDGTLEMAETLVSATEVFTLAESLGGVESLIEQPATMTHASVPREVRQEAGITDGLIRVSVGLEDVADLRADLDRALTAAMQS; encoded by the coding sequence ATGAGCGACGACCAGCGAAACGAGATGCACGACGCTGGCCGGTTCGACACGCGGGCGATCCACGCAGGCCAGCGCCCGGATCCGGATACCGGCGCAGTCATGACGCCCATCTACGCCTCCTCGACGTTCGCCCAGGACGCGCCCGGCGATCACCGTGGCTACGAGTACTCACGGACCGACAACCCGACGCGGGCGGCACTGGAAGCGAACCTCGCCAGCCTCGAAAGCGGAGCGTACGGGCGGGCGTTCGCCAGCGGGATGGCCGCGATCAATACGGTCCTGAATCTGCTCGAAGCAGGCGATCACGTCGTGGTCGGCGAAGACGTCTACGGCGGGACCCATCGGCTATTCACGCAGGTCTACGAGGATTACGACCTCGCGTTCGACTTCATCGACACGACCGACCACGATGCAGTCGTAGAGGCAGTTTCTCCGGAGACTGAACTCGTGTGGCTCGAGACGCCCACGAATCCACTAATGCAGGTCGTCGATATAGCGGACATCGCGGAAATTGCCCACGATCGTGGCGCTCTCTGTGCTGTGGACAACACGTTCGCAACGCCGTATCTCCAGCGCCCCTTAGAGTTGGGCGCGGATATCGTTGCTCACTCGCTGACGAAGTACCTCGGCGGCCACTCTGATGTTGTCGGCGGTGCGCTCGTAACCGACGACGAGGGTCTGGACGAGCAGTTGGGGTTCTACCAGAACAGCGTAGGGGCGACGCCGGATCCGTTCGCGTGCTTCCTCGTCCTGCGCGGAACGAAGACTCTCTCCGTCCGGATGAACCGACACAGTGAGAACGCCCGCGACCTGGCGGCGTGGCTCAACGATCATCCGGCTATCGACCGAGTGTACTATCCGGGGTTGGATTCCCATCCGCAACACGACCTCGCCGCTACGCAGATGGACGACTTCGGGGGGATGTTGAGCTTCGAACTTGACGGTACCCTGGAGATGGCGGAGACACTCGTTTCCGCGACCGAGGTATTCACGCTGGCGGAAAGCCTCGGAGGCGTAGAGAGTCTCATCGAACAGCCCGCAACGATGACCCACGCGTCGGTCCCACGTGAAGTGCGACAGGAAGCAGGAATCACCGACGGGCTCATCCGTGTGAGTGTCGGTCTCGAAGACGTGGCAGACCTCCGCGCAGACCTTGACCGAGCACTGACAGCTGCGATGCAGTCCTAA
- a CDS encoding PLP-dependent cysteine synthase family protein — protein sequence MTRHTDSDASLLETIGNTPIVELDATPTDVSVYAKLETFNPGGSVKDRIGKHILERLLKRGDVPSGGTIVEPTAGNTGIGMAIAATRFGLETVFVVPRGFSEEKERLMAALGAEIVHVSGDAGMSEAAETAHEIADRRDDAVVPQQFATPLNVEAHYETTGQEILDTLGEHVGAIVAGVGSGGTLMGITRAVRERVPDVHVVAVEPEGSTFGELLDREREEAPYKTEGIGTHDPDVTELLDPDAIDDIRTVSDRDAHAEVNRLAAEEGHLVGSSSGAASVAAREVAEEAAADELDLSAPAVVTVFPDGSERYLSKNIYGSFEAWEGKA from the coding sequence ATGACTCGTCACACCGACTCCGACGCATCGCTCCTCGAAACGATCGGTAATACACCGATCGTCGAACTCGACGCGACGCCCACCGACGTTTCCGTCTACGCGAAACTGGAGACGTTCAATCCCGGCGGGAGCGTGAAAGACCGAATCGGCAAGCACATCCTCGAACGACTCCTCAAACGCGGCGACGTTCCGTCCGGCGGCACGATCGTCGAACCAACAGCCGGAAACACCGGCATCGGAATGGCGATCGCCGCTACTCGATTCGGCCTCGAGACGGTCTTCGTCGTTCCCCGCGGATTCAGCGAGGAGAAAGAACGACTGATGGCCGCGCTCGGTGCGGAAATCGTTCACGTCTCCGGTGATGCGGGGATGAGCGAGGCTGCCGAAACTGCCCACGAGATCGCCGACCGGCGCGACGACGCCGTCGTCCCGCAGCAGTTTGCGACGCCGTTGAATGTCGAGGCCCACTACGAGACAACTGGCCAGGAGATCCTCGATACGCTCGGCGAGCATGTGGGCGCAATTGTTGCGGGCGTCGGTTCCGGCGGGACGCTGATGGGCATTACCCGGGCCGTGCGTGAGCGCGTCCCCGATGTCCATGTCGTAGCCGTCGAACCGGAGGGTTCGACGTTTGGCGAACTCCTGGACCGAGAACGCGAAGAGGCACCATACAAGACCGAAGGCATCGGCACACACGACCCGGACGTGACCGAGCTGCTCGATCCAGATGCGATCGACGACATTCGGACGGTGAGCGACCGGGACGCACATGCCGAAGTGAACCGACTCGCCGCTGAGGAGGGACATCTCGTCGGCTCCAGTTCGGGTGCGGCGAGCGTCGCTGCACGCGAGGTTGCCGAAGAGGCCGCGGCTGATGAACTCGATCTCTCGGCACCGGCTGTCGTTACGGTGTTTCCCGATGGCAGCGAACGGTACCTCTCGAAGAATATCTACGGTTCCTTCGAGGCCTGGGAGGGGAAAGCATGA